In one window of Kitasatospora sp. MMS16-BH015 DNA:
- a CDS encoding cytidine deaminase, with the protein MTDLDPEDKKIITLARSARARNGVTEGAAVRDETGRTYVAGTVALESLQLSALQTAVAMAVASGARGLEAAAVVSEAEQPAAADLAAVRDLGGAGTPVLLAGPDGELKVAAKAE; encoded by the coding sequence ATGACTGACCTTGACCCGGAAGACAAAAAGATCATCACCCTGGCCCGCTCCGCCCGGGCCCGGAACGGTGTCACCGAGGGTGCGGCCGTCCGCGACGAGACCGGCCGCACCTACGTGGCCGGCACCGTCGCCCTGGAGTCGCTGCAGCTGTCGGCGCTCCAGACGGCCGTGGCGATGGCCGTGGCCAGCGGCGCGCGCGGCCTGGAGGCGGCCGCCGTGGTCTCCGAGGCCGAGCAGCCCGCCGCGGCCGACCTGGCCGCCGTCCGGGACCTGGGCGGGGCCGGCACGCCGGTGCTGCTGGCCGGGCCGGACGGAGAGCTGAAGGTCGCCGCCAAGGCGGAGTGA
- the ybeY gene encoding rRNA maturation RNase YbeY, whose amino-acid sequence MSIDIANESGWDADEDAILDVARFALDKMRIHPQSELSVILVDGAAMEELHIQWMDLPGPTDVMSFPMDELRPGKEGEELPQGLLGDIVLCPEVAKAQGLAAPSKHTMDEELQLLTVHGVLHVLGYDHEEPEEERQMFALQKRILDDWRAGRGLSGISPAPTVH is encoded by the coding sequence ATGTCGATCGACATCGCCAATGAGTCCGGCTGGGACGCCGACGAGGACGCCATCCTCGACGTCGCCCGCTTCGCCCTCGACAAGATGCGCATCCACCCGCAGTCCGAGCTGTCCGTGATCCTGGTCGACGGCGCGGCGATGGAGGAGCTGCACATCCAGTGGATGGACCTCCCGGGGCCCACGGACGTGATGTCCTTCCCGATGGACGAGCTGCGCCCCGGCAAGGAGGGCGAGGAGCTCCCGCAGGGCCTGCTGGGCGACATCGTGCTCTGCCCCGAGGTGGCCAAGGCCCAGGGCCTGGCGGCCCCCTCCAAGCACACCATGGACGAGGAGCTGCAGCTGCTCACCGTGCACGGGGTGCTGCACGTGCTCGGCTACGACCACGAGGAGCCGGAGGAGGAGCGGCAGATGTTCGCCCTCCAGAAGCGGATCCTGGACGACTGGCGGGCCGGTCGCGGGCTGTCCGGGATCTCCCCGGCGCCGACCGTCCACTGA
- a CDS encoding hemolysin family protein produces the protein MSGESTSFLVGALLLVVLGWLAACAEAGISRISRFRAEEAVRAGRRGADRLLTLASDPIRYLNLATLIRVASEMAAAVLVTVVCVRSLHETWQAVLLAFGVMVLVSFVAVGVSPRTIGRQHPLTTATAASFVLLPLARVLGPIPRLLILLGNALTPGKGYREGPFASEAELRALVDLAEKDDLIEDEERRMVHSVFELGDTIVREVMVPRTDLVMIERHKTVRQALTLALRSGFSRIPVVGDNEDDVVGIVYLKDLVRRTHINRDAESEPVSAVMRPAVFVPDSKPAGDLLREMQQMRSHVAIVIDEYGGTAGLVTIEDVLEEIVGEITDEYDREVAPVEDLGDGSYRVTARLLVEDLGELFGLALVDEDVETVGGLLAKHLGRVPIPGSSCDVPVPEESEGELAALRLTAESSAGRRNRIGTVLVSPVRPGGEPEQAPEPE, from the coding sequence GTGAGTGGTGAGAGTACGAGCTTCCTGGTCGGGGCTCTGCTGCTGGTCGTGCTCGGCTGGCTGGCGGCCTGCGCCGAGGCCGGGATCTCGCGGATCTCGCGGTTCCGCGCCGAGGAGGCCGTCCGGGCCGGCCGGCGCGGGGCCGACCGGCTGCTGACCCTGGCCTCTGACCCGATCCGCTACCTCAACCTGGCCACCCTGATCCGGGTGGCCAGCGAGATGGCGGCGGCGGTGCTGGTCACCGTGGTCTGCGTGCGCAGCCTGCACGAGACCTGGCAGGCCGTGCTGCTGGCCTTCGGGGTGATGGTGCTGGTCTCCTTCGTCGCGGTGGGCGTCTCCCCGCGCACGATCGGCCGCCAGCACCCGCTGACCACGGCCACGGCGGCCTCCTTCGTGCTGCTGCCGCTGGCCCGGGTGCTCGGCCCGATCCCGCGGCTGCTGATCCTGCTGGGCAACGCGCTGACCCCGGGCAAGGGCTACCGCGAGGGGCCGTTCGCCTCCGAGGCCGAGCTGCGGGCGCTGGTCGACCTGGCCGAGAAGGACGACCTGATCGAGGACGAGGAGCGCCGGATGGTGCACTCGGTCTTCGAGCTGGGCGACACCATCGTCCGCGAGGTCATGGTGCCGCGCACCGACCTGGTGATGATCGAGCGGCACAAGACCGTCCGCCAGGCGCTCACCCTGGCGCTGCGTTCCGGCTTCTCCCGGATACCGGTGGTCGGCGACAACGAGGACGACGTGGTGGGCATCGTCTACCTCAAGGACCTGGTCCGCCGCACCCACATCAACCGGGACGCCGAATCCGAGCCGGTCTCCGCCGTGATGCGCCCGGCGGTCTTCGTCCCCGACAGCAAGCCGGCCGGCGACCTGCTGCGCGAGATGCAGCAGATGCGCTCGCACGTGGCGATCGTGATCGACGAGTACGGCGGCACCGCCGGTCTGGTCACCATCGAGGACGTGTTGGAGGAGATCGTCGGCGAGATCACCGACGAGTACGACCGCGAGGTGGCCCCGGTCGAGGACCTGGGCGACGGCAGCTACCGGGTGACCGCCCGGCTGCTGGTGGAGGACCTCGGCGAGCTCTTCGGCCTGGCCCTGGTGGACGAGGACGTGGAGACGGTGGGCGGCCTGCTGGCCAAGCACCTGGGCCGGGTGCCCATCCCCGGCTCCTCCTGCGACGTGCCGGTGCCCGAGGAGTCCGAGGGCGAGCTGGCCGCACTGCGGCTGACCGCCGAGAGCTCGGCCGGGCGGCGCAACCGCATCGGCACCGTGCTGGTCTCCCCGGTCCGCCCGGGCGGCGAGCCGGAGCAGGCCCCCGAACCGGAGTGA
- a CDS encoding protealysin inhibitor emfourin has product MQIQVTRTGGFAGRTLRAELDTDERADAPHVHALAREAVAGGLRAPSYGVPDGFHYEITVDGRTVHCADPALTDAQRELVSLVLREGRPQ; this is encoded by the coding sequence ATGCAGATCCAGGTGACCCGCACCGGCGGCTTCGCCGGCCGCACCCTCCGCGCCGAGTTGGACACCGACGAGCGGGCCGACGCCCCGCACGTGCACGCGCTCGCCCGCGAGGCGGTGGCCGGCGGGCTGCGTGCACCCTCGTACGGGGTGCCGGACGGGTTCCACTACGAGATCACCGTGGACGGCCGCACCGTGCACTGCGCCGACCCGGCGCTGACCGACGCGCAGCGGGAGCTGGTCTCCCTGGTGCTGCGCGAGGGCCGGCCGCAGTGA
- the era gene encoding GTPase Era encodes MSAPSTPYRSGFACFVGRPNAGKSTLTNALVGTKVAITSDRPQTTRHTVRGVVHRPDSQLVLVDTPGLHKPRTLLGERLNDLVRSTWAEVDVIGFCLPADQKLGPGDKFIAKELAEVKKTPKVAIVTKTDLVDSKKLAEQLIAVQQLGVELGIEWAEIIPVSAVGDSQVQLVGDLITKLLPEGPPLYPDGDLTDEPEQIMVAELIREAALEGVRDELPHSLAVVVEEMIPREGRPADRPLLDIHANVYIERQSQKAIVIGAKGARLKHVGSTARKHIEALLGTPVFLDLHVKVAKDWQRDPKQLRKLGF; translated from the coding sequence ATGAGTGCCCCTTCCACCCCGTACCGTTCCGGGTTCGCGTGCTTCGTCGGCCGCCCCAACGCGGGCAAGTCGACCCTGACCAACGCGCTGGTCGGGACGAAGGTCGCGATCACCTCCGACCGTCCGCAGACCACCCGCCACACCGTGCGCGGGGTCGTCCACCGCCCCGATTCGCAGCTGGTGCTGGTCGACACGCCCGGTCTGCACAAGCCGCGCACCCTGCTGGGCGAGCGGCTCAACGACCTCGTCCGCTCGACCTGGGCCGAGGTCGACGTGATCGGCTTCTGCCTGCCCGCCGACCAGAAGCTCGGCCCCGGCGACAAGTTCATCGCCAAGGAGCTCGCCGAGGTCAAGAAGACCCCCAAGGTGGCCATCGTCACCAAGACCGACCTGGTCGACTCCAAGAAGCTGGCCGAGCAGCTGATCGCCGTCCAGCAGCTGGGCGTCGAGCTCGGCATCGAGTGGGCGGAGATCATCCCGGTCTCGGCCGTCGGCGACAGCCAGGTGCAGCTGGTCGGCGATCTGATCACCAAGCTGCTCCCCGAGGGCCCGCCGCTCTACCCGGACGGTGACCTCACCGACGAGCCCGAGCAGATCATGGTCGCCGAGCTGATCCGCGAGGCCGCCCTGGAGGGCGTCCGGGACGAGCTCCCGCACTCGCTGGCCGTGGTGGTCGAGGAGATGATCCCCCGCGAGGGCCGCCCGGCCGACCGGCCGCTGCTCGACATCCACGCCAACGTCTACATCGAGCGGCAGAGCCAGAAGGCCATCGTGATCGGCGCCAAGGGCGCCCGGCTCAAGCACGTCGGCTCCACCGCCCGCAAGCACATCGAGGCCCTCCTTGGCACCCCGGTCTTCCTCGACCTGCACGTCAAGGTGGCCAAGGACTGGCAGCGCGACCCGAAGCAGCTGCGCAAGCTCGGCTTCTGA
- a CDS encoding DUF4383 domain-containing protein, which translates to MKLQDELPMDHKLASVYRVGAGLGGVFLLVFGILGMTSHPGFLSTHGDKIAGMTTNGALSVISVVVGLVLIAGAVIGGNFASNLNMAVGGLFLLAGFYGLIVLGTPGGNFLNFRMSNVLFSFVFGFVVLTFGMYGRVGSRLPHDNPYWKQRHAEETPLPSGPPAFVKIFKPGPPNPIGH; encoded by the coding sequence ATGAAACTCCAAGACGAACTCCCCATGGACCACAAGCTCGCGTCCGTCTACCGGGTGGGCGCGGGCCTCGGTGGTGTCTTCCTGCTGGTCTTCGGGATCCTCGGGATGACCTCGCACCCCGGCTTCCTGAGCACCCACGGCGACAAGATCGCCGGCATGACCACCAACGGCGCGCTCAGCGTGATCTCGGTGGTGGTGGGCCTGGTGCTGATCGCCGGGGCGGTGATCGGTGGCAACTTCGCCTCGAACCTCAACATGGCCGTCGGCGGGCTCTTCCTGCTGGCGGGCTTCTACGGCCTGATCGTGCTCGGCACGCCGGGCGGCAACTTCCTGAACTTCCGGATGTCGAACGTGCTCTTCAGCTTCGTCTTCGGCTTCGTGGTGCTGACCTTCGGGATGTACGGCCGGGTGGGCAGCCGGCTGCCCCACGACAACCCCTACTGGAAGCAGCGGCACGCGGAGGAGACCCCGCTGCCCTCCGGTCCGCCCGCCTTCGTGAAGATCTTCAAGCCCGGGCCGCCGAACCCGATCGGGCACTGA